GGAATGTTTATGTTAAGTGGAATTATTGTAGGTTTATTGCTTGGCTTTGTTTTACAAAGAGGTCGTTTTTGCGTAGTAGGTGCATACAGAGATGTTTTTCTTAGCAAGAAATTCACTATCTTCATTGCACTCTTTATTGTTATAGTGGTGCAAAGTATAGGAGTTTGGGCTCTTAATTCTTTTGGTTATATTTCTATTAAACCACAAGAATTTTATTGGCTATCAACCATTATTGGAGGCGTTATTTTTGGATTTGGAATGGTGATTGCTGGAGGTTGTGCTACAGGAACTTGGTATAGAGCTGGGGAAGGCTTAATTGGATCCATTGCCGCTTTATTTTTTTATGCACTAAGTGCAAGTATTGTAAAATATGGGGCTCTTTTGCCTTTACAAAATAATTTACAAGCTTTTAAAATTTCTGATGGCACCATTTACCAAAGCTTAGGAATTTCTCCTTGGATTTTAGTGATTGCATTGGGAATAATTGTTAGTTTTTTTGTTTTTAAGGAGTTACGCAAACCACGCCTAAAAATCGCTCGTTTAAAACCTAAAAAAACAGGGATCTCTCACTTATTGTTTGAAAAATCTTGGCATCCTTTTGTTACAGCCTTATTGGTTGCAATCATTGCTATTTTAGCGTGGCCTCTTTCTTCTTTAAGTGGGAGAAATTACGGATTAGGCATCACAACCCCATCGGCTAATTTAATACAATACCTTACCACAGGGAATCTTGATTTCATTGATTGGGGAGCATTTCTCGTTCTTGGAATAGCATTAGGCTCTTTTTTGGCTGCTAAATTCTCAGGAGAATTTAAATTCCGTCTTCCCGATAAAAAAACTTTAGCTTACTCAAGTATTGGAGGAATCTTAATGGGAATTGGTGCTTCTTTGGCTGGAGGTTGCACAATAGGAAATGGTTTAGTAGAGACTGCACTTTTTTCTTATAAAGGATGGGTAGCTACTATTTTTTTCTTATTGGGTGCTTATATCGCTACTTTTTTTACTATTATTTTGCCATCACGCAGTGTGGCACAAAAATCATAAGGAGAACATATGGCAATTTTAGATACTAGAGGAAAGGTATGTCCTTTCCCACTTGTTGATGCAAAAAACTTTATTCAAACTTTACAAAGCGGAGAAGAATTAGAAATTCTCTTTGATTGCACACAGGCAACAGAAACAATTCCACAATGGGCTGCAGAAGAAGGACACGAAGTGATTAACTTTGAAGTCTTAGGGGATGCAGAATGGACTATTAAACTTATCAAAAAATAAAGGATAAATATGCCACTCATTATTCCTGAAGATATTCCTGCCTTTAGGGCTCTCAAAGAATACGCTTTTATTATGGGGCAAAAAAGGGCAAAATCGCAAGATATTCGCCCTTTAGAAGTTTTAATTATTAATCTTATGCCCATTAAAATAGAAACCGAGAATCAGATTCTCGCTCTCCTTGCAAATTCCCCTTTGCAAGTCAATATCACTCTGCTTTCCACTGCCACTTATATAGGCAAAAATACTCCAAAATCACATTTGGATAAATTCTATGTTAATTTTGATTCAATTAAACATAAAAACTTTGATGGAGCTATCGTTACAGGCGCTCCAATTGAACATTTAGAGTTTGAGCAAGTAAAATATTGGAGAGAATTAGTAGCGATTATGGATTATTTAAAGCATAATTGCACTAGCACTTTGTATTTGTGTTGGGGGGCGATGGCAGGGCTTTATCACTTTCATAAAATACAAAAAATACCTCTTAAAGAAAAACTTTTTGGTGTCTTTGAGCATTTTTGGGTAGAAAAAGATTTATTACTCAATGGTTTGGATGAAATAGTAAAAATCCCGCATTCTAGACATTCAGGAATCAATGAATCTCAAGTTGCAACAAACCCTAATCTAAAAATTTTGCTACAAGGAAAAGAAAGTGGAATCACAGCCCTTAAAGACAATAAAGATTTCTTTATCTTAGGACACCCAGAATACTCCAAAAACACTTTAGAATCTGAATACCAAAGGGATTTAAACAAGGGATTACCCATTCATAAACCTTTCAACTACTTTGATTCTCAAGAAAATCCCATACTCTCTTGGCGATCTAGCGCAAGTGTAATGTTTTCAAATTGGTTAAATTTTGCAGTTTATCAAGACACGCCTTTTATTTTGGAAAGCTAGGGCTTTGGCTTTTCATAATAGGCTATTTTTTTCTTTCTCTCTTCTAAAGTCTCTTTTCCATTTAATTGATCTTTTAAATAAAAAATATAAAATCTATTTTCATAAAGACTATACACTTTGCTTTCCACTCCATCAATTTTAATCACTTTATTGCTAGAGAGTATGATTTTCCCTATTTTATTTCCCAAAGTAGGCACAAACAAACTCAAACATAAAAATAATAAAACCACATAAAAAATCCGTGCAATACCCCCAAGCAAAGGAATAACAAAGGCAATTCCAAAACCCAAAACCATTAAAATAAATACAAAGGGATTAAAAACATTGCCAAAGAAAGGATTAAAAAACTCTCTAATCCCATAATAATTAATATAATTTACAAAAATTGCTGCCCAAAAAATACAAAACAATAAAAATACTAAACACGCACTCACTAACAAAGAAGCAATTAGGCTAGAAATTTTCATTTTACCTCACAATTCTTAGATTATTATTCCCTACTTTAAATATTCTTGAAGCCTTAGAAGGCATAAAACCTCGCTTATCCATTATCCAAACATCAGCACTCTTTAAAGCAAATTCTAAATTGAAATTTTGTTTATGAGGATTTGCAGAAGTGGAATACAAATAAGGAAAAAAGCGTAAAAATTCATTATGCAAAGAATCCCTTACCACTCTAATCCCCAAAGAATGATTTACCAAACTATTTTTACCCCTATAAATAAAGGTGGTTTTTTGACTATTGCGAATCATTTTTTTATATTTTTGTGGAATTCGCACTAATTCTCCAAGTTTTTGAAAACTCCCTAATGTTACAATCACTCTTTGATTGGATTGTCTTCCTTTTTTAAGATTTAATTTTTTAGAATCTAGACACAACAAACCAGTAGTTGTATCACTTTGTGCCAAAAAAACACTCTCTTCAAACACCACCTACTCACTTAAATAATCTTGAAGTGGCTTTGCAATATTTGGATTAATCCTCTTAATCTCACTAATGGCACTAATGGCTACTCTTGCTGCTTCAATGGTTGTAAAATAAGGGACATTGTTGCGTAAAACTTGGGTGCGAATCTTGTCAGTGTCATCTTTGCTTGAAGCTTCATCACTAGTATTAATCGCCAAAGCAATTTCGCCATTTGCAAGCATATCTCCAATATTAGGACGCCCTTCACTAATTTTTAGTGCTTCTTCACAAGCAATTCCTTTTTTACTAATCTCTTGAGAAGTTCCTTTTGTCGCACAAATTTCAAATCCAAGTCCCTCAAGCTCCCTTGCTAAATCCCCTGCTTGAGGCTTATCAAAACTCCTTAATGAAATAAACACTTTACCCTTAGTAGGAATAGGATTCTTACTAGCCATTTGACTTTTAGCAAAGCTCACTCCAAAGCTCTCGCTAATCCCCATAACCTCTCCTGTAGATCGCATTTCTGGACCCAAAACCATAACTGCTCCACTTAACTTACTAAAAGGAAACACCGATTCTTTAACTGCAATATGTTTTGATTTTTTGGGTTTATAAAGCCCATCTTTAAATTCCACTTTTTTATGCTCATCATAAAATTCTAAAGCCGCTTTCAAATCCTTATTAATCATTACATGAGTGGCGACTTTAGCTAATGGAATCCCTGTAGCTTTAGAGACAAAAGGCACGGTGCGTGAGGCTCTAGGATTCACCTCAATGAGATATAGCGTCTCTTCAAAAATGGCATATTGCGTATTCATCAGCCCAACTACACCAAGATTTCTTGCAATCTTTGCGGTTGTTTCTTCAATCTCTTTTATTTTTTCTTTAGAAATACTAATAGTTGGAATCGAACAAGCCGAATCACCACTATGAATCCCAGCTTCTTCAATATGTTGCATAATACCTGCAATATAAACATCTTTGCCATCACAAATCACATCTACATCAAGCTCTAAAGCATTATTTAAAAACTTATCAATTAGCACCGGTGAATCTTCACTAACACTCACTGCCTCACTCATATAATTTTGCAATTCCGCTACATTATAGACAATCCGCATTGCACGCCCACCAAGCACATAGCTTGGGCGGACAAGCACAGGGAATCCAATATTTTGTGCAATTTCTATTGCTTCTTCTTTGGTAAAAGCCGTACCATTTTTAGGTTGTAAAAGTCCATTTTCTTCTACAAATTTTGCAAATTTTTCCCTATCTTCTGCAATATCAATGGTTTTTGCACTCGTTCCAATGATTTTTGCCCCGATAGTTGTTAATTTTTTGGCGAGTTTGAGTGGTGTTTGTCCTCCAAAATGCACAATCACGCCATCGGGCTTTTCTCTCTCAATCACACTACGCACACATTCAAAGGTAATGGGTTCAAAATACAAGACATCACTTGTGTCATAGTCTGTGCTTACCGTCTCTGGATTGCAGTTATACATAATGCTTTGTATGCCCATATCTTTGAGAGCAAAACTTGCATGCACACAACAATAATCAAACTCAATGCCTTGACCGATTCGGTTTGGTCCACCACCGATGATTAAAACTTTTTTTTGTGCGTTTTGGTCTGGATTGTCTTGTGGGTTATAATCTACAAAGGATTGTGCGTTAAAAGGTGTTGTGCCATACAAATACGCTGTTTGTGTGCTAAATTCTGCCGCACAAGTATCTACTTCATTGTATTGTAGCTGCACATGTAGTTTTTGTCGCAATGCGTATATGTCCTCTTCTCGTAATTCTAAGCCCTCGTTTTTATTGATGAGAAATGCCAACATTTTATCGCTAAAGCCATATTGCTTGGTGAGTGTTAAAAACTCTGAATCTTGCAAGGATTCAAAAGAGATTTGCTTCTCTAATGCAATAATTTCTGCAATTTGGTGTAAGAAATATGGATCGATTTTGCACCATTCATGAATTTCTTCCACGCTTATATCATTGCGCAATGCCTCTGCAATATACAAAAGCCTATGAGCATTTGGGCGACGCACTTCCCTTTGAATCTCGCTTAGATCATTACTGATTGGATTAAATCCAAAGATTCCTGTTTCTAAGCTACAGAGGGCTTTTTGCAAGGATTCTTTGAAACTCACACCAATTGCCATAACTTCCCCAATGGATTTCATAGAGGTGGTGAGTGTTGAATCTGCTTGTGGGAATTTTTCAAAGGTAAAGCGTGGAATTTTTGTTACAATATAATCAATACTAGGTTCAAAACTTGCAGGTGTGCCTGTGATGTCGTTTTTGATTTCATCAAGCGTATAGCCTACCGCAAGCAATGTCGCAATTTTGGCAATTGGATAGCCTGTGGCTTTGGAGGCTAGAGCAGAGCTTCTAGAAACGCGTGGATTCATCTCAATAACCGTCATTCTACCGGTTTTTGGATTGATAGCAAATTGCACATTGCTTCCGCCTGTATCTACTCCAATTTCTCGCAAGATTTTAAAACTTGCATCGCGCATTCGTTGGTATTCTTTGTCTGTGAGTGTAAGAGCAGGGGCGATCGTGATAGAATCTCCCGTATGCACACCCATAGGATCTAAATTTTCTATGCTACACACGATAATGCAATTATCACTTTTATCGCGTATTACTTCCATTTCAAACTCTTTCCAACCAAGCAGTGATTCTTCAATCAAAATTTCACTAATTGGGCTTGTATCTAAGCCATTTTGCGCGAGTGTTTTAAATTCATCAATATTATATGCCACACCACTACCGCCACCAGCAAGGGTAAAACTTGCACGAATAATAAGTGGGAATCCTATTTCTTTGGCTGCTTCAAGTGCTTCTTCTATAGTGTAGGCATAGCGAGATTTTGGTAAATCCATACCGATTTTTAGCATTGCTTCTTTGAAAGCCTGTCTATCTTCACCCTTTTTAATCGCACTAGGATTTGCACCCAAAAACTTTACACCCTCTAGCATACCTTTTTCATACATACTCATCGCGACATTTAGCGCGGTTTGCCC
This portion of the Helicobacter canadensis MIT 98-5491 genome encodes:
- a CDS encoding Sua5/YciO/YrdC/YwlC family protein translates to MFEESVFLAQSDTTTGLLCLDSKKLNLKKGRQSNQRVIVTLGSFQKLGELVRIPQKYKKMIRNSQKTTFIYRGKNSLVNHSLGIRVVRDSLHNEFLRFFPYLYSTSANPHKQNFNLEFALKSADVWIMDKRGFMPSKASRIFKVGNNNLRIVR
- a CDS encoding sulfurtransferase TusA family protein, which encodes MAILDTRGKVCPFPLVDAKNFIQTLQSGEELEILFDCTQATETIPQWAAEEGHEVINFEVLGDAEWTIKLIKK
- a CDS encoding YeeE/YedE family protein, with protein sequence MLSGIIVGLLLGFVLQRGRFCVVGAYRDVFLSKKFTIFIALFIVIVVQSIGVWALNSFGYISIKPQEFYWLSTIIGGVIFGFGMVIAGGCATGTWYRAGEGLIGSIAALFFYALSASIVKYGALLPLQNNLQAFKISDGTIYQSLGISPWILVIALGIIVSFFVFKELRKPRLKIARLKPKKTGISHLLFEKSWHPFVTALLVAIIAILAWPLSSLSGRNYGLGITTPSANLIQYLTTGNLDFIDWGAFLVLGIALGSFLAAKFSGEFKFRLPDKKTLAYSSIGGILMGIGASLAGGCTIGNGLVETALFSYKGWVATIFFLLGAYIATFFTIILPSRSVAQKS
- a CDS encoding homoserine O-succinyltransferase, giving the protein MPLIIPEDIPAFRALKEYAFIMGQKRAKSQDIRPLEVLIINLMPIKIETENQILALLANSPLQVNITLLSTATYIGKNTPKSHLDKFYVNFDSIKHKNFDGAIVTGAPIEHLEFEQVKYWRELVAIMDYLKHNCTSTLYLCWGAMAGLYHFHKIQKIPLKEKLFGVFEHFWVEKDLLLNGLDEIVKIPHSRHSGINESQVATNPNLKILLQGKESGITALKDNKDFFILGHPEYSKNTLESEYQRDLNKGLPIHKPFNYFDSQENPILSWRSSASVMFSNWLNFAVYQDTPFILES
- the carB gene encoding carbamoyl-phosphate synthase large subunit; its protein translation is MPKRNDIKTILLIGSGPIVIGQACEFDYSGTQAAKTLKKLGYRVVLINSNPATIMTDPNLADRTYIEPITEEVIANIIKQEKVDAILPTMGGQTALNVAMSMYEKGMLEGVKFLGANPSAIKKGEDRQAFKEAMLKIGMDLPKSRYAYTIEEALEAAKEIGFPLIIRASFTLAGGGSGVAYNIDEFKTLAQNGLDTSPISEILIEESLLGWKEFEMEVIRDKSDNCIIVCSIENLDPMGVHTGDSITIAPALTLTDKEYQRMRDASFKILREIGVDTGGSNVQFAINPKTGRMTVIEMNPRVSRSSALASKATGYPIAKIATLLAVGYTLDEIKNDITGTPASFEPSIDYIVTKIPRFTFEKFPQADSTLTTSMKSIGEVMAIGVSFKESLQKALCSLETGIFGFNPISNDLSEIQREVRRPNAHRLLYIAEALRNDISVEEIHEWCKIDPYFLHQIAEIIALEKQISFESLQDSEFLTLTKQYGFSDKMLAFLINKNEGLELREEDIYALRQKLHVQLQYNEVDTCAAEFSTQTAYLYGTTPFNAQSFVDYNPQDNPDQNAQKKVLIIGGGPNRIGQGIEFDYCCVHASFALKDMGIQSIMYNCNPETVSTDYDTSDVLYFEPITFECVRSVIEREKPDGVIVHFGGQTPLKLAKKLTTIGAKIIGTSAKTIDIAEDREKFAKFVEENGLLQPKNGTAFTKEEAIEIAQNIGFPVLVRPSYVLGGRAMRIVYNVAELQNYMSEAVSVSEDSPVLIDKFLNNALELDVDVICDGKDVYIAGIMQHIEEAGIHSGDSACSIPTISISKEKIKEIEETTAKIARNLGVVGLMNTQYAIFEETLYLIEVNPRASRTVPFVSKATGIPLAKVATHVMINKDLKAALEFYDEHKKVEFKDGLYKPKKSKHIAVKESVFPFSKLSGAVMVLGPEMRSTGEVMGISESFGVSFAKSQMASKNPIPTKGKVFISLRSFDKPQAGDLARELEGLGFEICATKGTSQEISKKGIACEEALKISEGRPNIGDMLANGEIALAINTSDEASSKDDTDKIRTQVLRNNVPYFTTIEAARVAISAISEIKRINPNIAKPLQDYLSE